A genomic region of Pseudomonas sp. MPC6 contains the following coding sequences:
- a CDS encoding heme biosynthesis protein HemY: MKRVYVIVFLVIAAAAALGLAIAEHSGYVLIAYKSFRYESSLWATLALVAVLWLVFWGIKALVELVMTSSGVVNPWSRRNRSRRVQVAIEHGQLDLAEGRWASAQRHLHRAAEAERQPLLYYLGAARAANEQGHYEECDKLLERALERQPQAELAIALSHAQLQTDRGDTDGALVTLEAMHERHPHNVQTLRQLQRLHQQRGDWSAVIRLLPELRKDKVLPPAELAELERRAWGQNLSLAAQREEDGTVGLQSLNRAWQQLTSAQRQEPQLVLAYAEQLRQLGAQVEAEEVLRTALKRNYDSHLARLYGLVRGSDPARQLHTAESWLKDHAADPSLLLTLGRLCLQSSLWGKARDYLESSLRVQRNPEACAELARLLAQLGDTQRSNQLFQEGLGLLDERLLAAPLPVPVHA, from the coding sequence ATGAAACGCGTCTATGTGATCGTATTCCTGGTCATCGCCGCTGCCGCCGCCCTGGGGCTGGCGATTGCCGAGCATTCCGGCTACGTGCTGATCGCCTACAAAAGCTTTCGCTATGAATCGAGCCTGTGGGCGACCCTGGCCCTGGTCGCCGTGCTCTGGCTGGTCTTCTGGGGAATCAAGGCGTTGGTCGAACTGGTGATGACCTCCAGCGGCGTGGTCAATCCCTGGTCGCGGCGCAATCGCAGTCGTCGGGTGCAAGTGGCGATCGAGCACGGTCAGCTGGACCTGGCCGAGGGGCGCTGGGCCAGTGCGCAGCGTCATCTGCATCGGGCCGCCGAAGCCGAACGTCAGCCGCTGCTGTACTACCTCGGCGCAGCCCGCGCTGCGAACGAGCAAGGTCACTATGAGGAGTGCGACAAGCTGCTGGAGCGCGCCCTCGAACGACAGCCTCAGGCCGAGCTGGCCATCGCCTTGAGCCATGCTCAATTGCAGACCGATCGCGGCGACACCGACGGCGCCCTGGTGACCCTGGAAGCCATGCACGAGCGTCATCCGCATAACGTCCAGACCTTGCGCCAGTTGCAGCGCCTGCATCAACAGCGCGGCGACTGGTCGGCGGTGATTCGCCTGCTGCCGGAACTGCGCAAGGACAAAGTCCTGCCACCGGCCGAACTGGCCGAGCTGGAACGCCGGGCCTGGGGGCAGAACCTGTCGCTGGCCGCGCAGCGGGAAGAGGACGGCACGGTAGGCTTGCAATCGCTCAACCGCGCCTGGCAGCAGCTCACGTCGGCGCAGCGTCAGGAGCCGCAACTGGTGCTCGCCTATGCCGAGCAACTGCGGCAACTGGGGGCCCAGGTCGAAGCCGAAGAGGTCCTGCGCACAGCGCTCAAGCGCAACTACGACAGTCATCTGGCGCGCCTGTACGGGTTGGTGCGCGGCAGTGATCCGGCACGTCAACTGCACACGGCGGAAAGCTGGCTCAAGGATCATGCGGCCGACCCGAGCCTGCTGCTGACCCTGGGGCGCCTGTGTCTGCAAAGCAGCTTGTGGGGCAAGGCCCGGGACTATCTGGAAAGCAGCCTGCGCGTGCAGCGCAACCCGGAAGCCTGCGCAGAACTGGCACGGTTACTGGCGCAACTGGGCGACACCCAGCGCAGCAATCAGCTGTTCCAGGAGGGCCTGGGCCTGTTGGACGAGCGCTTGCTGGCGGCGCCGTTGCCGGTACCGGTCCACGCTTGA